From a region of the Acinetobacter calcoaceticus genome:
- a CDS encoding CidA/LrgA family protein, which produces MSTESVSGTPRQPSLLELIKQILILAVFWWVGFIFHHKLGVPISAGILGMFFLLLCLFLKIIKIEQVATGATVVLGELLLFFIPVVVAVVQYKTLFMTEGWQIVLSIAIGTISVMLSTCLTIHCYNRLKAYLQARKRLQHKHI; this is translated from the coding sequence ATGAGTACTGAATCTGTTTCTGGAACACCCAGACAACCCTCACTTTTAGAGTTAATTAAGCAAATTTTGATTTTGGCTGTTTTTTGGTGGGTTGGTTTTATTTTTCACCATAAGTTGGGCGTTCCCATTTCCGCAGGTATTTTGGGAATGTTTTTCTTGCTTCTGTGTCTATTTCTGAAAATTATCAAAATAGAACAGGTCGCAACTGGCGCCACTGTAGTATTGGGCGAATTACTTCTATTTTTTATTCCTGTTGTGGTTGCCGTTGTGCAATACAAAACCTTGTTTATGACGGAAGGCTGGCAAATTGTATTGAGCATTGCAATAGGCACTATTTCAGTCATGTTGAGTACATGTTTAACCATTCACTGTTACAACCGTTTGAAGGCTTATTTACAGGCTCGAAAACGTCTTCAACATAAGCATATCTAA
- a CDS encoding LysR family transcriptional regulator, producing MLSLKSLQCFVTLVKTKSFTRTAEELCLTQPTITKILQQLEEQLQVALLIKPDHGRKRQIELTAIGERIYQHAIELLQAEQNIFLEIENYQQLKTGTLKLGVPPLGSQLLTTALFDFHQQWPDIELSFLEVGSRAIEQALLNNELDVGVLLQPFDEQIFNSIELCNYPLMVLLRRDAIWASRKKLNLEELQHQSFLMFPENFSLNSIILDACKQHSFYPTIACRTSQWNLLADMVLQRMGIALLPQYYTDMLDPTLFAAVPLEKPNIQWHLAMAWKKNLPISPAVQAWLSIVHKHFQHIKP from the coding sequence ATGCTTTCTCTAAAATCGTTACAATGCTTTGTTACCCTAGTAAAAACGAAAAGTTTTACCCGTACCGCTGAAGAGTTATGCCTAACCCAGCCCACTATTACTAAAATTTTACAGCAGCTTGAAGAACAACTTCAGGTTGCATTACTGATCAAGCCCGATCATGGCAGAAAAAGGCAAATTGAGTTAACTGCAATTGGAGAACGTATTTATCAACATGCGATTGAACTTCTTCAGGCAGAACAAAATATCTTTCTTGAAATTGAAAACTATCAACAACTCAAAACAGGTACTTTAAAACTTGGCGTTCCGCCTTTAGGTTCACAGCTCTTAACGACAGCCCTATTTGATTTTCATCAGCAATGGCCTGACATAGAACTTTCTTTTTTAGAGGTGGGTTCAAGAGCTATTGAACAGGCGCTGTTAAATAATGAGCTTGATGTGGGTGTACTGTTGCAGCCCTTTGATGAACAAATTTTCAATAGCATTGAGTTATGTAATTACCCATTAATGGTACTTTTACGGCGCGATGCAATTTGGGCTTCACGTAAAAAATTAAATCTAGAAGAATTACAACACCAATCGTTTTTAATGTTTCCAGAAAATTTCTCTTTAAATAGTATTATTCTTGATGCCTGTAAACAGCACAGTTTCTATCCGACCATTGCCTGCCGAACGAGTCAATGGAATTTATTGGCAGATATGGTTTTGCAACGTATGGGAATTGCTCTCTTGCCCCAATACTATACCGATATGCTCGACCCCACTCTATTTGCCGCAGTTCCCCTCGAAAAACCAAACATTCAATGGCATTTAGCTATGGCATGGAAGAAGAATCTTCCTATCTCACCAGCAGTACAAGCTTGGCTCAGCATTGTTCATAAACATTTTCAGCACATTAAACCGTGA
- the yfcF gene encoding glutathione transferase has product MNNELFKLYTDSQFLSPYAFTVFVGLHEKEIPFEIATINLAQQGQFEKSYIEKSLTAKVPVLEHNDFALSESSAILEYLEELYPATPIYPTDIQARARARQIQAWLRSDLVALRTERPTDVIFIQPTSAALSEEGQKAAEKLFFVAEKLLAPDAEFLFGSWSIADAELALMLQRLIQNGDAVPERLKNYALQQWQRPSVQKWLALRHN; this is encoded by the coding sequence ATGAATAATGAACTTTTTAAGCTCTACACAGATTCACAATTTCTAAGTCCCTATGCTTTTACAGTTTTTGTAGGACTACATGAAAAAGAAATTCCATTTGAAATAGCAACCATCAACTTGGCACAACAAGGCCAATTTGAAAAATCCTATATAGAAAAATCATTAACAGCCAAAGTGCCTGTGCTTGAACATAATGATTTTGCTTTATCAGAATCATCTGCCATTTTGGAATATCTTGAAGAGTTATATCCAGCTACACCAATTTATCCAACAGATATTCAGGCACGTGCAAGAGCTCGACAAATTCAAGCATGGCTCAGATCAGATTTGGTTGCTTTAAGAACTGAACGCCCAACCGATGTTATTTTTATTCAGCCTACCTCAGCAGCACTTTCAGAAGAAGGTCAAAAGGCAGCCGAGAAACTTTTCTTTGTTGCAGAAAAACTTCTAGCACCTGATGCCGAATTTCTGTTTGGTTCATGGAGTATTGCGGATGCTGAACTTGCGCTTATGTTGCAACGTCTCATTCAAAATGGTGATGCTGTACCAGAACGACTAAAAAATTATGCACTGCAACAATGGCAACGCCCGAGCGTTCAAAAATGGCTTGCTTTGCGACATAACTAA
- the yghU gene encoding glutathione-dependent disulfide-bond oxidoreductase: MSDSSYIPPQVWQWTGEKTDLNQPTSGPRYEHTLPVGKHPLQLYSLATPNGQKVTILLEELLALGHQDAEYDAWLIKIGEGQQFGSGFVEINPNSKIPALVDHSQNPPIRVFESGSILLYLAEKFKAFIPTDIAARTECLNWLFWQMGSAPYLGGGFGHFYAYAPVKIEYAVNRFALETKRLLDVLDQHLAKHEYLAGSEYTIADIAAFPWYGGLVKNWVYNGAEFLGVDEYKHVNRWADAILARPAVQRGRMVNRTFGDLETQLHERHDASDFETKTQDKV, encoded by the coding sequence ATGAGTGATTCAAGCTATATTCCTCCACAAGTTTGGCAATGGACTGGAGAAAAAACCGATTTAAATCAGCCAACTTCAGGTCCTCGCTACGAACACACACTCCCTGTCGGAAAACACCCGCTTCAACTCTATTCTTTAGCAACACCTAATGGTCAAAAAGTCACTATTTTACTTGAAGAGCTTTTAGCATTAGGACATCAAGATGCTGAATACGATGCTTGGCTCATTAAGATTGGTGAAGGCCAACAGTTTGGCAGTGGTTTTGTAGAAATTAATCCCAACTCTAAAATTCCAGCATTGGTTGACCATAGTCAAAACCCGCCAATAAGAGTGTTTGAGTCTGGCTCAATTTTGCTTTATTTAGCTGAAAAGTTTAAAGCTTTCATTCCGACCGATATTGCTGCACGGACTGAATGTCTTAATTGGTTATTTTGGCAAATGGGTAGTGCACCCTACTTAGGTGGCGGTTTTGGACATTTTTATGCCTATGCACCTGTCAAAATTGAATATGCGGTTAACCGCTTTGCTCTGGAAACAAAACGCTTACTTGATGTGTTAGATCAGCATCTAGCAAAGCATGAATATTTGGCAGGTTCTGAATATACCATCGCCGACATTGCTGCTTTCCCTTGGTATGGTGGACTTGTTAAAAACTGGGTCTATAACGGCGCGGAGTTTTTGGGTGTTGATGAATATAAACACGTAAACCGTTGGGCAGATGCAATTTTGGCACGCCCTGCTGTTCAGCGTGGTCGTATGGTCAACCGAACTTTTGGCGATTTAGAAACACAGTTACATGAACGTCATGATGCCAGTGATTTCGAGACCAAAACGCAAGATAAAGTTTAA
- a CDS encoding DUF2000 domain-containing protein encodes MFDTKIALIVHNDLATWQRLNVVAFLATGIASAVPEMLGKPYIDANGYEYGNMLGQPMLVFEGDLSGLQKAHRKGIEQDLTIIPYVHAMFSTGNDEDNRAAFLADDANQLNLVGVALRGPKKAVDKAIKGLSLHQ; translated from the coding sequence ATGTTTGACACAAAAATTGCGTTGATTGTGCATAATGATCTTGCGACTTGGCAAAGATTAAATGTGGTGGCTTTTTTGGCAACAGGGATTGCCTCGGCTGTACCTGAAATGTTGGGTAAACCTTATATCGATGCAAATGGTTATGAGTATGGCAACATGCTCGGGCAGCCAATGTTGGTATTTGAAGGTGATTTATCCGGACTACAAAAAGCGCATCGTAAAGGAATTGAGCAAGATCTAACGATTATTCCATATGTACATGCCATGTTTTCTACAGGAAATGATGAGGATAATCGAGCGGCTTTTTTGGCCGACGATGCAAATCAATTAAATTTGGTCGGGGTAGCATTAAGAGGACCTAAAAAAGCTGTTGATAAGGCAATTAAAGGACTTTCATTACATCAATAG